The following proteins are encoded in a genomic region of Candidatus Cybelea sp.:
- the csaB gene encoding polysaccharide pyruvyl transferase CsaB, protein MSARVLVSGYYGFGNLGDEALLEVIVEGVRRTLPAATIEVLSATPQRTESSLRVEATPRWEWRAVRESIRRADVVLSGGGGLLQNQTSLRSLLYYASILREAVRAGRKAMIFAQSIGPLDFWGRLLVRRFCRGVNRATVRDERSLRLLRELLPRTPIEQTADPVFLYESPEAGVDLSAEGLGPESGPYAVISVRRSAGSRDAPQIVARAVDRLAERHGIRSAFLPLGGAADAAISTDVIRACASAPVLLPECSLAKAAAILSEARVVIGMRLHALVLAARHGVPFLAIPYDPKVSALCEDLEYPLQPLWTPGAQRPPDGQIDELVDRLVTERDGLSAALCARADVIAKAAERNFAVLRELLNEQ, encoded by the coding sequence GTGAGCGCCCGCGTGCTCGTATCGGGTTACTACGGTTTCGGGAATCTGGGCGACGAGGCGCTGCTCGAGGTGATCGTCGAGGGCGTGCGGCGCACGCTTCCGGCGGCGACGATCGAGGTGCTTTCGGCGACGCCGCAGCGCACCGAGTCTTCACTGCGAGTCGAAGCGACCCCACGCTGGGAGTGGCGCGCGGTGCGAGAGTCGATTCGCCGTGCCGACGTCGTGCTCTCCGGCGGCGGCGGGCTGCTGCAGAATCAAACGAGTCTGCGCAGTCTGCTCTACTACGCCTCGATCCTGCGAGAGGCGGTACGCGCCGGGCGCAAGGCGATGATCTTCGCTCAGTCGATCGGCCCGCTCGACTTCTGGGGCCGATTGCTCGTACGAAGATTCTGCCGCGGCGTGAACCGCGCGACCGTACGCGACGAACGATCGTTGCGGCTGCTGCGCGAACTGCTGCCGAGGACGCCGATCGAGCAGACCGCCGATCCGGTATTCCTCTACGAGTCGCCGGAAGCGGGCGTCGATCTTTCGGCCGAGGGTTTGGGCCCTGAGAGCGGGCCGTACGCGGTTATTAGCGTGCGGCGCTCCGCCGGATCGCGCGACGCACCGCAGATCGTGGCGCGCGCCGTCGATCGTTTGGCGGAGCGCCACGGTATTCGATCGGCCTTCCTGCCGCTCGGGGGCGCGGCCGACGCGGCGATCTCGACCGACGTTATCCGCGCCTGTGCCTCTGCTCCCGTGCTGCTCCCCGAGTGCTCTCTCGCAAAGGCGGCGGCGATCCTGAGCGAAGCGCGCGTCGTCATCGGTATGCGCCTGCACGCGCTGGTCCTCGCCGCGCGGCACGGCGTTCCGTTTCTGGCGATTCCGTACGATCCCAAGGTGAGCGCACTCTGCGAAGATCTCGAGTATCCGCTGCAGCCGCTGTGGACGCCGGGCGCGCAGCGCCCGCCCGACGGGCAGATCGACGAACTCGTCGATCGGCTGGTCACCGAGCGCGACGGGCTCTCGGCGGCGCTGTGCGCGCGCGCCGACGTCATCGCAAAGGCTGCCGAACGCAATTTCGCAGTGCTTCGCGAACTCTTGAACGAGCAATGA